In one Dehalogenimonas formicexedens genomic region, the following are encoded:
- the rplE gene encoding 50S ribosomal protein L5, whose product MAGLKEKYIKEAVPKLKQAYGYENVMQVPRITKVVLNVGVGKEASANPKAVETAQADLASIAGQHPVITRSKRSIANFKLRVGMPVGLKVTLRGAAMYNFLEKLISVVLPRLRDFQGVPTDAFDGRGSYALGLKEQTVFPEIDFSKVDKLRGLEVCIVTTAKTDAESRTLLEGIGMPFAKE is encoded by the coding sequence ATGGCCGGACTGAAAGAAAAATACATTAAAGAAGCCGTACCGAAGCTGAAACAGGCTTACGGCTACGAGAACGTCATGCAGGTGCCGCGCATCACCAAGGTGGTGCTGAACGTCGGCGTCGGTAAGGAAGCCTCAGCCAACCCCAAAGCGGTGGAGACGGCGCAGGCGGATTTGGCCTCCATCGCCGGGCAGCACCCGGTGATCACCCGGAGCAAGCGTTCCATCGCCAACTTCAAGCTCAGGGTGGGCATGCCCGTCGGCCTCAAGGTGACCTTACGCGGCGCCGCCATGTACAACTTTCTGGAAAAGCTGATCAGCGTCGTGCTGCCTCGCCTCCGCGATTTTCAGGGAGTGCCGACTGACGCCTTCGACGGCCGGGGCAGCTACGCCCTGGGTCTCAAGGAACAGACGGTTTTCCCGGAGATCGATTTTTCCAAGGTCGATAAACTGCGCGGGCTGGAGGTCTGCATCGTCACCACAGCCAAGACGGACGCCGAAAGCCGGACCCTGCTCGAGGGTATCGGCATGCCGTTCGCCAAAGAATAG
- a CDS encoding adenylate kinase, with amino-acid sequence MYNVVFLGAPGAGKGTQAAVVAEKMGMAHLATGDLFRKHIASGDELGREVKSYLDKGQLVPDEVTVRMVLGRIAQLGDAAGVILDGFPRTLAQAEALDEALKQNGEKVGRAIYLAVPENELVKRLSDRWICRGCQAPYTAMDRVESAKCRKCGGELYQRSDDTPETVQKRLDVYFKETAPLIEYYRKAGSLVEVDGTGEVEAITGRVTAALKQA; translated from the coding sequence ATGTATAATGTAGTTTTTCTGGGCGCTCCGGGCGCCGGCAAGGGGACTCAGGCGGCAGTGGTGGCCGAGAAGATGGGCATGGCTCACCTGGCTACCGGCGACCTGTTCCGCAAGCATATCGCCTCCGGCGATGAATTGGGCCGGGAGGTCAAATCGTACCTTGACAAGGGGCAACTGGTGCCCGATGAAGTGACGGTCCGCATGGTATTGGGCCGGATAGCCCAGCTTGGTGACGCAGCAGGCGTGATCCTCGACGGCTTTCCCAGGACGCTAGCCCAGGCCGAAGCCCTCGACGAGGCTTTGAAGCAGAACGGCGAGAAAGTCGGCCGGGCGATTTATCTCGCGGTGCCGGAGAACGAATTGGTGAAGAGACTGTCCGACCGCTGGATCTGCCGCGGTTGCCAGGCGCCTTACACCGCCATGGACAGGGTAGAATCGGCAAAATGCCGGAAGTGCGGCGGCGAGCTTTACCAGCGGAGCGACGACACGCCGGAAACGGTGCAGAAACGCCTCGATGTCTACTTCAAGGAGACGGCGCCGCTTATCGAATACTACCGTAAGGCGGGCAGCCTGGTGGAAGTCGATGGCACCGGCGAGGTCGAGGCGATCACCGGCCGCGTTACAGCGGCTTTGAAACAGGCTTAA
- the secY gene encoding preprotein translocase subunit SecY yields MPEKSGRPKLLQAMFDAFSLPDLRRRILITLGILLAFRVVAHVPMPGVDSGALANLMESNPILGMLDIFSGGALKNFSLLALGVYPYITASIVMTLMTPIIPALQRLSQEGESGRNKINLITHWMTVPLAALGGWGQLVLLQREGVVAASDPLLTAAIIISLTAGTLFLVWLGEQITQYGIGNGVSIIIFAGIVAGLPTLIGQGYLAKDQFFGLAAYLVIALLITILIVIFTEAHRRIPVQYAKTVIKSGRMYRQSGASHIPLRVNTAGMIPLIFASALVIFPGTIASYFMNPAGSDPNFANTIYNWFNPNTSLPVGLFYWVLFFLLTIAFAFFYTMVVFEQQDLPGTLQKQGGFIPGIRPGKQTANYLNAVIRNITWGGALFLALVAVFPFIAKHITGVQTLQLSSFGMLIVVGVVLDTMKQLEAQLVMRRYEGFIK; encoded by the coding sequence ATGCCGGAGAAATCGGGCCGACCCAAGCTGCTCCAGGCGATGTTCGATGCCTTCAGCCTGCCGGATTTGCGGCGGCGCATCCTCATAACGCTTGGTATTCTGCTGGCTTTCCGGGTTGTTGCTCACGTGCCCATGCCGGGTGTCGATTCAGGCGCCCTGGCCAACCTGATGGAGAGTAACCCCATCCTGGGCATGCTCGATATTTTCTCCGGCGGCGCCCTCAAGAACTTCAGCCTGCTGGCCCTTGGCGTGTACCCCTATATCACCGCCAGCATCGTGATGACCCTGATGACGCCGATCATACCGGCGCTTCAACGCTTGTCACAGGAAGGCGAGTCCGGGCGCAACAAGATCAATTTGATCACCCATTGGATGACGGTACCCCTGGCGGCGCTGGGCGGCTGGGGCCAGCTGGTTCTTTTGCAGCGAGAGGGTGTGGTTGCCGCTTCAGATCCGCTCTTGACCGCCGCCATCATCATCTCACTCACCGCCGGGACCCTGTTCCTGGTGTGGCTGGGCGAACAGATCACCCAGTACGGCATCGGCAACGGCGTGTCCATCATCATCTTCGCCGGCATTGTCGCCGGGTTACCGACCTTGATCGGTCAGGGCTACCTGGCCAAGGACCAGTTCTTCGGGCTGGCGGCGTACCTCGTCATCGCCCTGCTGATCACCATTCTTATCGTCATCTTCACCGAGGCCCACCGGCGTATTCCGGTGCAGTACGCCAAGACAGTAATCAAGAGCGGCCGGATGTACCGCCAGAGCGGCGCCTCCCACATACCGCTGCGGGTCAACACCGCCGGCATGATCCCGCTGATCTTCGCCTCGGCGCTGGTCATCTTCCCGGGCACCATCGCCAGCTATTTCATGAACCCGGCGGGGTCTGACCCGAACTTCGCCAACACCATTTACAACTGGTTCAATCCGAACACCAGCCTACCGGTAGGTCTTTTCTACTGGGTGCTGTTCTTCCTTCTGACCATCGCCTTCGCCTTCTTCTATACCATGGTCGTTTTTGAGCAACAGGACCTGCCGGGCACGCTTCAGAAGCAGGGCGGGTTTATCCCGGGCATCCGGCCAGGCAAGCAAACGGCCAATTATCTGAACGCGGTCATCCGCAACATCACCTGGGGCGGCGCCCTGTTCCTGGCGCTGGTGGCGGTCTTCCCGTTCATCGCCAAGCACATTACCGGCGTGCAGACGCTGCAGCTTTCCAGCTTCGGTATGCTCATCGTCGTCGGCGTGGTGCTGGACACCATGAAGCAACTGGAAGCTCAACTGGTGATGCGCCGTTACGAGGGCTTTATCAAGTAG
- the rplP gene encoding 50S ribosomal protein L16 translates to MQQPKRVKYRKSHKGHRHGEAQAGNKIDFGDFGLQATSTAWVTARQIEAARRAMTRYIKRGGKVWIRIFPDHPVTAKPAETRMGSGKGAPDHWIAVVKRGRMLFEMGGVDEGTAREAMRLAAYKLPLQSKFVLKTGEAAAAAVEEAA, encoded by the coding sequence ATGCAGCAACCAAAACGAGTCAAATACCGCAAGAGCCATAAGGGCCACCGCCACGGTGAGGCCCAGGCCGGCAATAAAATCGATTTCGGCGATTTCGGCCTGCAGGCCACCTCGACCGCCTGGGTCACCGCCCGGCAGATCGAAGCCGCGCGGCGCGCCATGACCCGCTACATCAAGCGCGGCGGCAAGGTGTGGATCCGCATTTTCCCGGATCACCCGGTCACCGCCAAGCCTGCAGAAACCCGCATGGGTTCCGGCAAGGGCGCCCCGGACCACTGGATCGCCGTGGTCAAGCGCGGCCGGATGCTGTTCGAGATGGGCGGTGTAGATGAAGGGACAGCCCGCGAAGCCATGAGGCTGGCGGCTTACAAGCTGCCGCTCCAGTCAAAGTTCGTCCTGAAAACCGGCGAAGCGGCTGCCGCGGCGGTCGAGGAGGCAGCATAA
- the rpsH gene encoding 30S ribosomal protein S8 produces the protein MTDPIADMLTRIRNAAMAGHETTLIPASRIKQNIAKLLKSEGFISGFEVTGAKTERQIKVTLRYDEKGVPAVSGLERVSKPGLRVYVQRGEIPRVYGGLGVAVLSTPQGVMTGYQAWRAGVGGELLLKVW, from the coding sequence ATGACTGATCCTATTGCCGATATGCTGACCCGAATTAGAAACGCTGCCATGGCCGGGCACGAGACGACCCTGATCCCGGCTTCGCGCATCAAGCAAAATATCGCCAAGCTCCTTAAATCGGAGGGTTTCATCTCCGGTTTTGAGGTCACCGGCGCCAAGACCGAGCGTCAGATCAAGGTGACGCTGCGCTACGACGAAAAGGGCGTTCCGGCGGTATCGGGCCTGGAGCGCGTCAGCAAGCCGGGACTCCGGGTCTACGTCCAGCGCGGCGAGATTCCCCGCGTTTACGGCGGGCTGGGGGTGGCCGTGCTGTCCACGCCGCAGGGCGTGATGACCGGTTACCAGGCCTGGCGCGCCGGCGTCGGCGGCGAACTTCTGCTCAAAGTTTGGTAG
- the rpmD gene encoding 50S ribosomal protein L30 yields the protein MAKIAITLIKSGIKYKFDQKDTLESLGLKRLHQTVVQEDNQAIRGMIQKVRHLVTVAEAE from the coding sequence ATGGCTAAGATCGCCATTACGCTCATCAAGAGCGGCATCAAGTATAAATTTGACCAGAAAGACACCCTGGAATCGTTGGGTTTGAAAAGACTGCACCAGACGGTCGTCCAGGAAGACAACCAGGCCATCCGGGGCATGATCCAGAAGGTCAGGCACCTGGTGACTGTGGCGGAGGCTGAATAG
- the rplR gene encoding 50S ribosomal protein L18, producing the protein MVKQTSRAARLMRHERLRKTLSGTADRPRLSVFRSLEHIYAQVIDDKRGATLAQASTLDAELKTQSADQKKMEQAELVGKTIAKRALDAGIKEVVFDRGGNKYHGRVKALAEAARAAGLSF; encoded by the coding sequence ATGGTTAAACAGACTTCCAGAGCGGCGCGGTTGATGCGCCACGAACGGCTGCGCAAGACCCTTTCAGGCACCGCGGATCGTCCCAGGTTAAGTGTCTTCCGCTCATTAGAACATATCTATGCCCAGGTTATCGATGACAAGCGCGGCGCCACCCTGGCGCAGGCTTCGACCCTGGATGCCGAACTCAAGACCCAGTCCGCGGACCAGAAGAAGATGGAACAGGCGGAGCTGGTGGGCAAGACCATCGCCAAACGCGCTTTGGACGCCGGGATCAAGGAAGTGGTCTTTGACCGCGGCGGCAATAAATACCACGGCCGGGTCAAAGCCCTGGCCGAGGCGGCCCGCGCCGCCGGACTTTCGTTTTAG
- the map gene encoding type I methionyl aminopeptidase: MGIILKSEREIALMRRAGGILGTVLQELKLKLRPGMKTAELDNLAETMLRKMGAVPSFKGYRGFPASVCVSINEEIVHGIPGERILKEGDIVSLDLGDIVEGFQADSALTAGVGVISREAAELIAATEGALAAGITAARPGNRLGDIGSAVQNYAESRGYSVVREYAGHGIGQSMHEDPSVPNYGRPGSGMALRRGMTLALEPMLNTGTWRTKVGADAWTVSTADDKLSAHFEHTIAITDGEAEVLTLAR, from the coding sequence ATGGGGATCATATTAAAATCCGAAAGGGAAATAGCGCTGATGCGCCGGGCCGGTGGGATACTGGGCACGGTGCTTCAGGAGCTTAAATTAAAACTCAGACCTGGCATGAAAACGGCGGAACTGGATAATTTGGCTGAAACGATGTTGCGGAAAATGGGCGCGGTACCCTCATTTAAGGGTTATCGCGGCTTTCCGGCCAGCGTATGCGTCTCCATAAACGAGGAAATCGTCCATGGCATACCGGGCGAACGCATCCTGAAAGAGGGAGACATCGTTTCCCTTGACCTGGGTGATATCGTTGAGGGTTTCCAGGCTGATTCCGCCCTGACCGCCGGCGTGGGCGTTATTTCCAGGGAAGCGGCAGAACTGATCGCCGCCACCGAGGGCGCGCTTGCAGCCGGTATTACCGCGGCCAGGCCGGGCAACCGGCTGGGCGACATCGGTTCGGCGGTGCAGAATTACGCCGAGAGCCGGGGTTACAGTGTGGTGAGGGAATACGCCGGTCACGGTATCGGGCAATCGATGCATGAAGACCCTTCGGTACCCAACTACGGCCGGCCGGGCAGCGGCATGGCGTTGCGGCGGGGCATGACCCTGGCCCTGGAACCAATGCTCAACACCGGCACGTGGCGCACCAAGGTCGGCGCCGACGCGTGGACGGTGTCGACCGCCGACGACAAGCTGTCGGCTCATTTTGAGCACACCATCGCCATAACCGACGGCGAAGCGGAGGTACTGACGCTGGCCAGGTAG
- the rplO gene encoding 50S ribosomal protein L15: protein MKEHELMPSAGAAKSRKRVGRGDASGHGSYSGRGLKGQKARAGGRVRPGFEGGQNPLIKKLPQKRGFVNPFRVEYDAVNVAELNHFEAGSVVTPELLVSAKILKSTAKPVKILADGEVDRALTVRANAFSTEAKAKIEAAGGKVEEI from the coding sequence GTGAAAGAACATGAATTAATGCCGTCTGCCGGCGCGGCCAAAAGCCGCAAGCGCGTAGGCCGGGGTGATGCCTCAGGCCACGGCAGCTATTCCGGCCGCGGGCTTAAAGGCCAGAAAGCTCGGGCCGGCGGCCGCGTCCGCCCCGGATTTGAGGGCGGCCAGAACCCGCTGATCAAGAAGCTGCCCCAGAAGCGCGGCTTCGTCAATCCCTTCCGCGTGGAGTACGACGCGGTCAACGTCGCCGAACTTAACCATTTCGAGGCTGGCTCCGTGGTCACCCCGGAACTGCTGGTCTCGGCGAAGATATTAAAATCCACCGCCAAGCCGGTCAAGATCCTGGCTGACGGCGAAGTCGACCGGGCGCTCACCGTCCGGGCCAACGCCTTCAGCACTGAAGCCAAGGCCAAGATCGAAGCCGCCGGCGGCAAAGTAGAGGAAATCTAA
- the infA gene encoding translation initiation factor IF-1, with protein MPKKDAIEVEGTVLEALPNASFRVELANGHEVLAHISGKMRVHYIRILPGDRVLVELSPYDLTRGRVTYRFKS; from the coding sequence ATGCCAAAGAAAGACGCTATCGAGGTCGAGGGGACCGTGCTGGAGGCCTTGCCCAACGCCAGCTTCCGGGTGGAACTGGCTAACGGGCATGAGGTCCTGGCCCATATTTCCGGTAAAATGAGGGTTCATTACATCAGAATATTGCCGGGCGACAGGGTCTTGGTCGAACTTTCGCCCTATGACCTGACCCGGGGGCGGGTCACATACAGGTTCAAGTCGTAA
- the rpsQ gene encoding 30S ribosomal protein S17, giving the protein MEQKPQAKTMIGRVVSDKMMKTVIIEVEGSRQHPIYKKAYKVVKKYQVHDEAGAAHYGDIVEVAPSRPLSRTKHFRLLRVLTRGEVAESAELKEIT; this is encoded by the coding sequence ATGGAACAGAAACCGCAAGCCAAGACCATGATAGGCCGGGTGGTGTCCGACAAGATGATGAAAACGGTCATAATCGAAGTCGAGGGCAGCCGCCAGCACCCGATCTACAAGAAGGCCTATAAAGTGGTCAAGAAATACCAGGTTCACGACGAGGCCGGCGCCGCCCATTACGGCGATATCGTCGAAGTGGCGCCGTCGCGCCCGCTGTCGCGCACCAAGCACTTCCGGTTGCTGCGCGTCCTCACCCGGGGCGAGGTGGCGGAGTCTGCCGAACTCAAGGAGATCACCTAA
- the rplX gene encoding 50S ribosomal protein L24: MKIKKDDNVLVIAGKDRGKTGKVRLVYTAKNRVLVDGVNMAKKHSKARGQVKQAGIIEREAPIEASNVMLLCSKCNKPSRLGDRRLADGKKVRVCKSCGEVID; the protein is encoded by the coding sequence ATGAAAATCAAAAAAGACGATAACGTGCTGGTCATCGCCGGTAAAGACCGGGGCAAAACGGGCAAGGTCAGGCTGGTTTATACCGCCAAGAACCGTGTCCTGGTCGACGGCGTCAACATGGCCAAGAAACATTCCAAGGCCCGCGGCCAGGTGAAGCAGGCCGGCATCATCGAGCGCGAAGCGCCGATTGAAGCGTCCAATGTCATGCTGCTGTGCAGCAAGTGCAATAAGCCGTCCCGCCTGGGCGACCGGCGGCTGGCTGACGGCAAAAAGGTTCGGGTTTGCAAATCCTGCGGCGAGGTAATCGACTAA
- the rpsE gene encoding 30S ribosomal protein S5: MVKGMISKIDPQELSLNDKLIYINRVTKVVKGGKRMAFSALVVTGDGAGHVGVGMGKAKEVPVAIAKASATAKKHLIKIDMNGTTIHHEIRVKFGAAEVFLKPAAPGTGIIAGGSVRAVLETAGVKDILTKSLGSPNKVNVARATVEALSKVQNPKEALARRRAGVTAEEASNG, from the coding sequence ATGGTAAAAGGAATGATTTCCAAGATCGATCCCCAGGAGCTGTCGCTCAACGATAAGCTGATCTATATCAACCGGGTGACCAAGGTGGTCAAGGGCGGCAAGCGCATGGCTTTCTCCGCCCTGGTGGTCACCGGCGACGGCGCCGGCCATGTCGGCGTGGGTATGGGCAAGGCCAAGGAAGTGCCGGTGGCTATCGCCAAGGCCTCAGCCACGGCCAAGAAGCATCTGATAAAGATCGACATGAACGGTACCACCATCCACCATGAGATCCGGGTTAAATTCGGCGCCGCCGAGGTCTTTCTGAAACCGGCCGCCCCGGGAACCGGCATTATCGCCGGCGGCTCGGTCCGCGCTGTTTTGGAGACCGCCGGGGTCAAGGACATCCTGACCAAGTCCCTGGGCAGCCCGAACAAGGTCAATGTCGCCCGGGCGACGGTCGAAGCGCTGTCCAAGGTTCAGAACCCCAAGGAAGCCCTGGCCAGGCGGCGTGCCGGCGTGACCGCCGAGGAGGCCTCCAATGGCTAA
- the rplF gene encoding 50S ribosomal protein L6, producing the protein MSRIGKIPVAVPKGVKVTIDGDTVTVTGPKGELKRTFSPEMGITQEDGKLVVTRPSDAQQHKALHGLSRTLLSNMVKGVSEGYEKGLEIVGVGFRAEKAGETLVLRVGYSHTVEVAPEKGISFTLESPTKLKVVGIDKEQVGQVAAEIRAVKKPDAYKGKGIRYAGEKIKLKPGKAVGKAAK; encoded by the coding sequence ATGTCACGAATTGGAAAGATACCGGTGGCCGTACCCAAAGGGGTCAAGGTCACCATCGACGGCGACACGGTGACCGTCACCGGCCCCAAAGGCGAACTGAAACGGACATTCTCTCCGGAGATGGGGATCACCCAGGAGGACGGTAAGCTCGTGGTGACCAGGCCGTCCGACGCGCAACAGCACAAAGCCCTGCACGGCCTTTCACGGACGCTTTTATCGAATATGGTCAAGGGCGTTAGCGAAGGGTATGAAAAGGGGCTGGAGATCGTCGGCGTCGGCTTCAGGGCCGAGAAAGCCGGTGAAACGCTGGTGCTCAGGGTTGGCTATTCCCACACCGTCGAAGTGGCGCCTGAAAAAGGCATCAGCTTCACCCTCGAATCGCCGACCAAGCTCAAGGTTGTCGGCATTGACAAGGAGCAGGTAGGCCAGGTCGCCGCCGAAATCCGGGCGGTCAAGAAACCTGATGCCTATAAGGGCAAGGGCATCCGCTACGCCGGCGAGAAGATCAAGCTGAAGCCGGGCAAAGCGGTCGGAAAGGCGGCTAAATAA
- the rplN gene encoding 50S ribosomal protein L14 — protein MIQAYTRLKVADNTGAKSLMCVNVLGGSGKSRGRIGDVIVCSVKRASPDSAVKEGTVVKAVIVRQVSPLRRSDGSYIKFDDNAAVILTDKNEPRGTRIFGPVARELRDKKFLKILSLAPEVL, from the coding sequence ATGATACAGGCTTACACGCGCCTCAAGGTGGCCGACAACACCGGCGCCAAGTCGCTGATGTGCGTCAACGTCCTGGGCGGCAGCGGCAAGAGCCGCGGCCGTATCGGCGATGTCATCGTCTGCTCGGTCAAGCGCGCTTCGCCGGATTCCGCGGTCAAGGAAGGCACCGTGGTCAAGGCGGTCATCGTGCGCCAGGTATCGCCGCTGCGGCGGTCCGACGGTTCCTACATCAAGTTCGACGACAACGCCGCCGTCATTTTAACCGATAAAAACGAACCCCGGGGCACCCGCATCTTCGGTCCCGTAGCCCGTGAGCTGCGCGACAAGAAATTCCTGAAGATCCTGTCCCTGGCGCCGGAGGTCTTATAA
- the rpsD gene encoding 30S ribosomal protein S4, whose translation MARYYLAVCRQCRRSGEKLMLKGNKCFSHCTFDKRPKPPGPQPSRPRRMSDRGTQLREKQKIRYTFGMLEREFRRFFAEAERQPGVTGDTLMLLLERRLDNVVYRLGLADSRAQARQLVRHGHIMVGGKNVDIPSYLVKEADTLAFKEQSLKTGYYKRVLEVIESKSVPQWLTLDRKNLTCKVVSLPTTADLDQKLDARAAVEYYSR comes from the coding sequence ATGGCTAGATATTATTTGGCAGTCTGCCGACAATGCCGCCGCAGCGGCGAGAAACTGATGCTCAAGGGCAACAAGTGCTTTTCGCACTGTACCTTTGACAAGCGCCCCAAGCCGCCCGGCCCGCAGCCGAGCCGGCCGCGCCGCATGTCGGACCGCGGCACCCAGCTCCGGGAGAAGCAGAAAATCCGCTATACCTTTGGCATGCTGGAGCGCGAATTCCGGCGCTTCTTTGCCGAGGCTGAGCGACAGCCCGGTGTCACCGGCGATACCCTGATGCTGCTGCTTGAACGGCGCCTGGACAACGTTGTCTACCGGCTCGGCCTGGCGGATTCCCGCGCCCAGGCCCGCCAACTGGTGCGGCACGGCCACATCATGGTCGGTGGCAAGAACGTCGATATTCCGTCCTACCTGGTCAAGGAAGCGGACACCCTCGCTTTCAAAGAACAGTCCTTGAAAACCGGGTACTACAAGCGCGTCCTGGAAGTCATCGAGTCCAAGTCGGTGCCGCAGTGGCTGACCCTGGACCGCAAGAATCTCACCTGCAAAGTAGTGTCACTGCCGACAACCGCCGATCTGGACCAGAAACTGGACGCGCGGGCGGCAGTCGAATACTACTCTCGTTAG
- the rpmC gene encoding 50S ribosomal protein L29 yields MKIEEIRHLSAEQIKKEMDAAHREFMELRFKLATKQLVNHRQLPAVKKKIAQFQTVLRERALGIR; encoded by the coding sequence ATGAAAATCGAAGAGATCAGGCACCTTTCGGCCGAGCAGATCAAGAAAGAAATGGACGCCGCGCACCGCGAGTTCATGGAACTGCGCTTCAAGCTGGCGACGAAGCAGCTGGTCAACCACCGGCAACTGCCGGCGGTCAAGAAGAAGATCGCCCAATTCCAGACGGTGCTCCGCGAGCGCGCCCTGGGCATAAGGTAG
- a CDS encoding type Z 30S ribosomal protein S14 — MAKTSKIVKSKRAPKFKVQQHNRCLKCGRPRGYIRQFGLCRICFRELALQGQIPGVRKSSW, encoded by the coding sequence ATGGCTAAGACATCAAAGATCGTCAAATCCAAGCGGGCTCCCAAGTTCAAGGTGCAGCAGCACAACCGCTGCCTGAAATGCGGGCGGCCGCGCGGTTACATCCGGCAGTTCGGATTATGCCGCATCTGCTTCCGCGAACTGGCTCTCCAGGGGCAGATCCCCGGGGTCCGGAAGTCGAGCTGGTAA
- the rpmJ gene encoding 50S ribosomal protein L36, with protein MKVRASVKTRCEKCKIVRRNGVVRNICTNVKHKQRQG; from the coding sequence GTGAAAGTCAGAGCATCGGTCAAAACAAGATGCGAAAAATGTAAAATCGTGCGGCGCAACGGCGTGGTCAGGAATATCTGCACCAACGTCAAGCACAAGCAGCGCCAGGGTTAA
- the rpsK gene encoding 30S ribosomal protein S11, which yields MATKKRVGVKKKEKRNIPVGKAYIQATFNNTIVTLADPQGNVLATTSSGNAGFKGSRKGTPYAAQMAAQNCAKKAMESGLRQIEVFVKGPGSGREAAIRSLQASGLIVTGIRDVTPIPHNGCRPPKRRRV from the coding sequence ATGGCAACCAAGAAACGGGTTGGCGTCAAGAAAAAAGAGAAGCGTAATATACCGGTAGGCAAGGCCTACATCCAGGCGACGTTCAACAATACGATCGTCACCCTGGCCGATCCGCAGGGCAACGTCCTGGCCACCACCAGTTCCGGCAACGCCGGCTTCAAGGGCTCGCGCAAGGGAACCCCCTACGCCGCCCAGATGGCCGCCCAGAACTGCGCCAAGAAGGCCATGGAAAGCGGCCTGCGCCAGATCGAGGTCTTTGTCAAGGGTCCGGGGTCCGGGCGCGAGGCGGCTATCCGCTCGCTGCAGGCTTCCGGCCTGATCGTCACCGGTATCCGCGACGTGACGCCTATTCCCCACAACGGTTGCCGCCCTCCCAAGAGAAGGAGGGTATAA
- the rpsM gene encoding 30S ribosomal protein S13, with translation MARIAGVDIPENKQVLYSLPYLYGIGPTLSAKLLERLKIEPTTKVSALTEEELNRLREVIDKEFRVEGDLRKEINLNVKRLIDIGSYRGLRHRRSLPVHGQRTRTNARTRRGPRKTVAGRGQKRGAAKK, from the coding sequence ATGGCACGTATTGCCGGTGTAGATATCCCAGAGAACAAGCAGGTGCTGTATTCCCTGCCGTATCTTTACGGCATCGGACCGACTCTGTCAGCGAAGCTGCTGGAACGGCTCAAGATCGAGCCGACGACCAAGGTCAGCGCCCTGACCGAAGAGGAACTCAACCGTCTGCGTGAAGTCATCGACAAGGAGTTCCGCGTCGAGGGCGATCTGCGCAAGGAGATCAACCTGAATGTCAAGCGGCTGATTGACATCGGTTCCTACCGCGGCCTGCGCCATCGCCGATCACTCCCGGTGCACGGCCAGCGCACCCGCACCAACGCGCGCACCCGCCGCGGTCCCAGGAAGACCGTCGCCGGTCGCGGCCAGAAGCGCGGGGCGGCTAAGAAGTAA